CCTGCTCGTTGCGTTTTGAGAAGGACTCTTGGAGGTGACAGGTGGTTGAGTGACTGGCCAGATGAGCTGGCAGGGGAGGCACCCTCCTGCCAAGCCCCCCAAGTTCCCAGGTGTGGGACTTTGTTTGGGGCTGTCTGGGCTCTCCTCGTTTCTACTCTGGCCTCTTTGGTCAAAGGAAGACCTCCTAATGGTGTCTGGGGTGAGCCCCACAGCAGCCCGGGGGTCTCAGCTCAGGGAGCAGCCCCAGGTGTGCTCAGGTGGCCTACCCTCCCTCTGAGGACCCCTGACGGCTTTCTCCTCCCCTGCCAGCAACAGAGATCCCTATGAATGGTCGGTCCAGTTTGGCAAGCCATCTGTCACACCACCCATTTGCAGCCTGCGGGCCTACCTCCGTCGTTACAGGGTGTTGTTACAGGGTGAAGAGTATTATTATATACCCCAAATCCAGGAAGTATTCTCAGGACGACATCTGCCTGCTGAAGCTGCCCTCCTCAGTCACCTTCAATAAGCACATTCAGCCCGTCTGTGTCCTGTCCTCCTCCTCTGAGTTTAAGAACCGGGATGACTGTTGGGTGACTGGCTGGGGGGACATCCATGAGAAAAAGCATGAGGTGGGGGACAGacgggtggggaaggggagtgttATTCACCACTCCCTGTGCCAGCCACACCAGCTGCAGTGGCCCCCACCTTGGTCTGTGTGCCACCGTGCTTTGGCTTTGGCCCGCTGAGCAATCTCTCCTCACCTCCTTTCCACACCCTGCCCCCCTGTAGAGCAGGGCTTTCTGTACCCACACTCaactccccctcccttccctagaCTGTGAGCCAGAAACCAGAGAGGGAGGTACCCCCACCGGCCCAGGCCACACCCCCAGCCTGCGGGGGTGTGCGAGGTTTGGGGGTGGACTTGTCAGAAAGGCATCagggattgtttggtttttttgtttgttgtgggggttttttgcggtaagcgggcctcactgttgtggcctctcccgttgcggagcacgggctccggacgcgcaggctcagcggccatggtcccgtggcggagcacgggctccggacgcgcaggctcagcggccatggctcacgggcccagctgctccgcggcatgtgtgatcctcccggaccggggcacgaacccgtgtcccctgcatcggcaggcggactctcaaccactgcgccaccagggaagcccctttggggattttttgaagtataattcacaaaccataaaattcatccttttaaagtatacaattcagggacttccctggtagtccagtggttaagactctgggcttccactgcagggggtgtgggttcgaactctggttggggaactaagatcccacaacccgtgtggtgcagccaaaaaaaaaaaaggcatacaattcagatgtttttttttttttagtatattcacggaGTGGTTCTAGCATCACCACTGTCttattacagaacattttcatcatctcaaaatgAAATCCCATGCTTATTAGCCATTACTCCTAATTCCCCGTTGTTCTAGGGCCATAGCCCttggcagccactaatctgctttctgtctctatggatttacctactCTGGACGCTTCATATGAATGCAGTTATACACTACGTGCTAGCTTctctcactaagcataatattttcaatgttcattcatgttttagtgtgtgtcagtacttcactccttctttctttttgaggTTTAATTCATATaacattaaccattttaaagtatataattcaatggCATTTAGAACATTCACAGTGCATAACCATCAACTCTAtcaagttccaaaacattttcatcacgcCCAGAGGAAATCCCATaaccattaagcagtcactccccattaccccctccctccagcccttaGCAACCACTAACcaactttttgtctctatggatttacctactctggacatttcatataatttaattttttttttttattttattttttttttgtggtacgcgggcctctcactgctgtggcctctcctgttgcggagcacaggctccggacgcacaggatcagcggccatgactcacgggcccagccgctccgcggcatgtgggatcttcccggaccggggcacgaacccgtgtcccctgcatcggcaggcggactcccaaccactgcgccaccagggaagccctggacatttcatataaatggaatcatacactgtgTCACCTTtcatgtttggcttctttcacttagcataatgttttcaagattcatccatattatagTATGTATCAaaacttcattctcttttatggctgaataatattccattgcatggatgcacaatttgtttatccattcctccattgatgacatttgtgttgtttccatcttttgggtATTTGTATTAGCATACAAATTTGTGCTTGAATAcctcttttcaattattttgtgaATGTATTTAGGAGTGCAATCCTGGATCACATGgtcattctatgtttaacttcttgaggagCTGACAGTGTTCCATAGCAGctgctccattttacattcctatcaacaatGAGGGTTATAATTTCTCTCCATTCTCCTCACTAAAAACCTTGTTATTttccaggtttttgtttgttttgttttgttttgttttggccatcctagtgggtgtgaagtggtatttcactgtggttttgatttgcatttctctaatgactagtgatgttgagcaacttttcatgtgctggttggccatttgtatatcttccttggagtaATGGCTATTTAAGtcccttaactttttttttttttggtcacaccacgtggcttgtggaatcttagttccccagccagggattgaacctgggccctcagcagtgagagcacagagtcctaaccactggacctccagggaattcccaaccccattttatttatttatttatttgtttgtttgtttttaaataaatttatttattttacttttggctgcgtttggtcttcgttgctgcacgcgggcttttctctggttgcagcgagctggggctaccctttgtgtgcgcaggcttctcattgtggtggcttctcttgttgggagcacgggctctaggtgcgcgggcttcagtagttgtggcacacgggctcagtagttgtggctcgcaggctctagagcacaggctcggtagttgtggcacatgggcttagatgctctgcggcttgtgggatcttcctggatcagggctcaaacccatatctcctgcactggcaggcagattcttaaacactgcgtcaccagggaagaccccccccccatcccatttttaaactgagttGTCTTTGTTGTGACGttgtaatcatttttatatattctggatactagaccctttttagatatatgatttgcaaatattttttcctattctgtggggtttttttttccttttttcttcttttttttttttaaactggttccTGGGTCTCACTCCAtggatttaattggtctgggatgtGGCACAGACATTGGGATATTTTAAAGCGTCCgaggtgattctaatatgtagcTAAGGGTAAGACCAGCTGGCCTAATGGGGTTCATGATGCTTAGAGAGCCAAGTGATGCCAGGAAAGAGGCAATAATATCCAGGAAAAGGACAAAGAGCTAAAGGTTTCAAAGTTGAAATGAAGACCTACCTGAAGTTCTGCAGAACAGATAGGCTTTAGTGTCAGAAAGTTGTGTTTTGAATCCTCTTACTTAACTCTTCAGTTTCTTCGAAAGAGGCATCATAGCTCCTTCCTTCCAGGTTGTTCCATGTTGTCAGTCCCTGGTGTTGATGGGGGAAGAGCACTTCAGATGCAGGGCTGAGCCAAGACCCGTGGACCACATCTCTTTTCACTTTCATGATAGTATCTATTGATgcacagaatattttaattttgatgaagttcagattattttttctctggcgcttttgcttttggtgtcatgtctaagaaatcattgccaaattcgaggtcatgaagatttaccctcACGTTTtcttgaagagttttatagttttagctgttATATGTATATCTTTGATTAATTTTGAGTTGATCTTTGTTTATGGTGCGAAGTAgtgggtccaacttcattttttgcatttggatatctagttgtcccagcaccatttgttaaaaagactattctcTACTCCACTGAattatcttggcacccttgtcaaaaatcagttgacccaAGAAGAATGGGTTTATTTTCTAGACTCACAATTCTATTCCGTTTGTCtgtatgtttattcatttgccaGGACCCCATTGTTTGATTCCTGTAGCTTCCAAGtatgttttgaaattgggaagtgtgtattctccaactttgtttactttttcaaatattggTTTTGTTATTTGGGGTCTCTTGGTAGTCCCTCTAAATATTAGGATGAGCTTGTCAATTTCCACTAAAAAGGCCATTGGAatttggatagggattgcattgaatctgtggattgctttgggggAGTATTGTCATCTAAATAATATTAAGTCTCCAGTCCATAAACAGAAGATacgtttccatttatttatgccttctttaatttctttcagcaatgttttttagttttttgtgtacAAGTCCTCAATTAAAtctaactattttattctttttgatgctattgtaaaatgaaatttcttttctaatatcCTTTTGAAATTGTTCATtggtagtgtatagaaatataattgacttttGTGTCTTGATTTTAGATCCTGCaaatttgctgaattcatttattaattctagtcCTTCTTTGTGTactcttcattattttctatatataagatcatgtcacctgtgaatagacatagttttacttcttcctttccaacttggatgtgttttatttccttttcttgcctaattgctctgactagaacttccagtaaAATGTTAGATAGAAGAGGCAAAAAACTGGCAtcattgtctttttcctgatcttagggggaaagctttcagtctttcacaattctgtagctgtgggtttttcacataTGATCTCTATCATGTTAAGGAAGTTCTCTCTATCCttagtttattgagtgtttttataatgaaagtgTTGGATTTTCCTGCATCAATTAGGATAaccatgtggggttttttttccttcattctattacTGTAGTCTGTAGTatgttacattgattgattttcgtaTGTTGAACCCACCTTGCACTCTGGATAAATCTCGCTCAGTCGTGGCGTAGAATTCTTTTAGTATGCTGCTAGAttcagtttgctggtattttgttgaggatttttccatatatgttggtctgtagtttctttttttcttttttcttttttttttgtggtacgcgggcctctcactgttgtggcctctcccgttgcggagcacaggctccggacgcgccggctcaacggccatggctcacgggcccagccgctccgcggcatgtgggatcttcccggaccggggcacaaacccgtgtcccctgcatcggcaggcagactctcaaccactgcgccaccacggaagccctgtaGTTTCTTTCTGTGTGTGATAACTTGCTTGGGCTTTGGTGTCACAGTAATGCCAGTCTCatggaatgagttaggaagtgttccttcctcttctgttttttggaagaaggattgatgttaatttcttcctatgtttgatagaagtcaccATTTAAGCCATCTGGCCCAAGGCTTTTCTTCACTGGGAGGTTTCTGACTAGTGACTAAATCTTTTTACTTGTTATgtgtctgtttagattttctatttcttcttgagtctgttttagtattttgtgtgttcctaggaatttgtccatttcctctaggttatctaatttgttggaatacaattgttcatagtattcacTTATagtccttaatttttctttaaggtCAGTAATAATGTCCCCACTTtcattgtcaattttgttgatctttcaaagaaccaacttttggttttgttgatttttgctattgtttttctgttccctagtttgatttttttccattcctctctttattatttccttccttcttctacctttgggtttaatttgctcttttatttctagttccttaagttagattgttgatttgagatttttctcctttattaacATAGGCATTTCCAGCTATAAGTTTCCTTGtgagaattgcttttgctgcatcccataagttttggtatgttgtgtttttatttccattcatctcaaagtactttctaattttccttgtgatttcttctttgacccattggttaggagtatgttgtttaatttccacatatttgtgaatttttcagttttccttctgttattgatttctagcctCAATCCACTGTTTTCTATGATGTCaatcttttctaatttattgCAACTTATTTTGTGGCCTGACATGtcatctatcttggagaatgttttgCATCCACttgaaaggaatgtgtattctgctcttgttTGGTTGGAttgttctgtatatgtcttttAGGTCTAGCTGCTTTATAATGCTGTTCAAGTCCTCTGTTATCATACTGATCTTCTCTCTGGTTGTTCTAGCCATTAATAAAAGTGGGgcattgaagtctccaactgttcttgtagaactgtctatttctcccacCAGTTACATcaattttgcttcatgtattttggggctcAGTTGTTAGATGTgtagatatttataattattatatcttgaGGACTTGCcacttttatcaatatataatgtccttctttgactctttttaaaaatatttatttatttattatttatttattttggctgtgctgggtcttagttgcggcatgcaggatcttcattgtggcatgtgggatacttagttgcggcatgtgggatttcttagttgcggcatgcagacttcttagttgtgacatgcagacTTAAGttacagcatgcatgtgggatctagttccctgaccagggatcaaacccaggccccctgcattgggagcacagagttttacctgctagaccaccagggaagtcccccttcttgGACTCTTGTAACATGTTTTGACTGAAAATCCATTTTGTCTGACATTAGTATAGCAACCTCAGCTctttttggttactatttgcatgaaATCTCTTTTTCCAACCTTTCACTTTAAACCTATATTTACCTTTGGATCTAAAATTATtgttgggcttccttggtggcgcagtggttaagaatctgcctgccaatgcacgggacacaggtttgagccctggtctgggaagatcccacatgccgtggagcaactaagcccatgagccgtaagtactgagcctgtgctctagagcccgctagccagaactactgagcctgcattctagatcccacgagccacaactgctgagcccgtgtgccacaactactgaagaccgtgcacctagagcctgtgctccgcagcaagagaaaccaccgcaatgagaagcctgtgcacctcaacatagtggcccctgctcgccacaactagagaaagcttgcatgcaacaacgaagacccaacgcagccaaaaataataaataaataaatttttaaaaataaaaaaaattttaaataataaaattattgtcTTGTAGACAGGATATAGTTGGAtctctttttaatccattctgccaatctctgccttttaattggagtgtttagtacagttacattaaaattaatttctgataGGGAAGGATTTACTTCTACCATTAttcaatttgttttctatattttgtcaGATGTAGAAGATATAGATATCTTATATCTAtatcatatctatatctatacctatgtcttatatcttttttgttccttatttcctcctttttgtgtttaattgatttttattagtGTACTGTAtcaatttccttatttcctgttctgtttattttttagttattttctcagCAGTTTCCCTGGAGATTACCATTAATAACTTAAacttataacagtctattttgaattaatatcAACTTAGGTTCAATAGCATACAAAAGTTCTGTTCCTATACAACTCTATTCTTCTCAAGTTGTTATTGTCACAgtttacatctttatatattgtgtaaccatatctttatatattgtgtaACCAATCTCTGTGTAACACAGATTTACAATTATTGTCTTTTAAattgcatttgtcttttaaattgtaTAGCAAAAAAGGTATGAACCAAAACTATAATAACACTGGCTTGTATGTTTACCTGTGTAGTTACGTTTACCAgtgttctctatttcttcctatGGGTTTAAGTTACTGGCTACTGCCCTTTCATTTCATCCTGAAGGGCTCCCTTTtccatttcttgtagggcaggcCTACTAATGATGAACACTCTCAGCATTTGCTTATCTGGGAATATCTTAATCTCGCCTTCAttttttttgaaggatagttttgcctgatatagaattcttggttgactgTTTTAGCCTCTTAGCACTTTACATATGTCATTGCACTGCCTTTTGGCCTCCAGGGTGTCTGAAAAGAATGTGGCTGTCAATCTTGTTGAAGATCCCTTATACTTGATGTGTAGCTTCTCTCTCGCTGTTTACAAGATTCTCCCTTTGTCTTTGCGTTTTGatattttgatgaaaatgtaTCTCAGTGTGgatctccttgtgtttatcctacttggaatTTGTTCACCTTCTTGAATGTGTAGATTCatatctttcatcaaatttgggaaaactTCAGCCTGGATCCTGCAGCTATACTAATTATAAACAAGCTCAGTTGCATCAGCCCCTCCTCCTGTGTATGCTTCAGCCATGGTCTCTCCCCACTGGTTCAGGCAGGGCCTGTCATCTGCAGGCTACAGAgagggaaaccaaggctcagggagGAGCTGTGACAGCCTGTCCATCCATTGGGTCCTTCTGTGATATTGTTCATCACCCACCACATGCTGGGTGCTGGACTAGAGCAGAGGAATCAAGGGCAATGTCCCAGGTACTGTGGGTACCCCAGGAAGTCCACTCCCCTTCATACCCCTTTTCCCCAGATGGCAGAAGAGAGGCTAAggttgtctttctctctcccaccctcaacCCCTGACAGATCTGCCACCTCCCTACAATCTTCAGGAAGTGCAAGTCTCCATCATAAACAAATCCAGGTGTTCCTACCTGTTCCATCAGCCTGATTACTGCAGTCACAGCAGTAATAATATGATTTGTGCTGGCTCTGAGGATGGCAACACTGACACCTGCAAAGTGAGTACCCCTGCCCCAATAAGGGCCATACTGAAACTGAGTACCACCCCTCCCAATCTTGGGCCTGAGAGCAACCACCTTGACCCCTACCAATCCACCCTTAGAGTTTATTCATGAGAAAATCATTGTAGACCTCATTTATCCAGCCTATAAAACAAGCTTCCCGTTTTACATTAATTGTACCTCCTTTGATCCTTATGTGAAATTGAGTGGATAGACTATTGCCCCCCtttgcagatgcagaaactgaagtTTGTTTGCTTCCAGGGGGAGGAGTGGGATTTGCACCCAGTCTGCCCAGCTCCACAGCCCCTCCTGCTCTACCAGCCTCTCCACTGGCCCCTCCTGCCCTACCCCAGATCTTGCTCACTCACACTGCTTCCCAGGGTGACCCCGGCGGACCCTTGGTCTGTGAAAAGAATGGGCTGTGGATTTGGATTGGAATTGTGAGCTGGGGAGTGGGCTGTGGGAGGCGCAACCAGGCCAGCATCTACACTAATGTCAGTAGTTACTTCAACTGGATCCAGATGCTGGTGGGCCGCAGCACACCCAGGCCAGACCCCTCTCAGTTGCTGCTGCCCCTCGCTCTGCTCTGGGCTCCCTGACTCCTGCCGCTGGCCTGTGCACACCTAAGCCCATGAGGGTGCAGTAGTTACTGCAGCTCCAGGCACatttgccaagggctgggggcaCGCCAGTGGCAGGACTGCCTGCTGGACCAGGCCCAGTCCCCTTCTGTCCCCTTTGCTAATAAACGTGTGCATGTTCACGTTGATGCCTTGCACCACGTTCTATGGCCCTGGGTGGATTCCTGGACACCCTCACAGTTACCGCGTCCCATCCACCCTAAGACCACTCCTTAACTCCTAAACCATCGTCACCCATCTGTGCTATACAGGTTTTGGTTGCAAACAACAGAACTTTCTCAGGTTAGTTCAATCAGAAAGATAATttacagggatttccctggtggtccggtggttaagactctgtgctcccaatgtacgggcccgggttcaatccctggtcagggaactagaacactcatgccgcaactaaagatatcctgcaacaaagatcccgtgtgctgcaactaagacccggtgcagccaaataaataaataaataatttttaaaaagaaagataatttacaGGTGGACATAAGTAGCAACAGGGTCCCTGGGGGCTAGGAAGGCTGGAGTGGGGTGCAGTGGAGGAAATGCCCCAAGACACCCCCAACGCTCATGCCGTGTTCCCCACCACACAGATGCCAGATGCTCCTAGTCTCACCACGGTCCCCCAAAGGCTGACCCGGGACCAGGACAAGGGTGCTGGTAATTTA
This region of Physeter macrocephalus isolate SW-GA chromosome 14, ASM283717v5, whole genome shotgun sequence genomic DNA includes:
- the LOC102978416 gene encoding serine protease 41-like, encoding MGLPLLRSKPAQPPLVLSAAHCFQKVKSIIIYPKSRKYSQDDICLLKLPSSVTFNKHIQPVCVLSSSSEFKNRDDCWVTGWGDIHEKKTDLPPPYNLQEVQVSIINKSRCSYLFHQPDYCSHSSNNMICAGSEDGNTDTCKGDPGGPLVCEKNGLWIWIGIVSWGVGCGRRNQASIYTNVSSYFNWIQMLVGRSTPRPDPSQLLLPLALLWAP